The genomic interval CGACACCAGTGTCTCCTTTTGCGCAGGGAACGAGCGGCGCATCACCTTCGAGGTGGAAGCACGCGGTAGCGGGGTGGCGTGGCTCTTGTCCGCGTGGCCCGCCGGGCGGCTGCCCTTGGGCGAGGTCGCCGAATGAAGCATGCCCTGGCGGTCGTGGCCTCCCTGTGGCTCGCGGGCTGCGGCGGCGCCGGGGGTGGCGCCGCGCCCGCGGCGCCGGGCAGCTTCGGCAAGGCGGAGGGCGGCGTGGACGGCCGGCGCTTCTTGGGGGAGGACGCCGACAAGGCCAAGAAGGCGGGCGCCGCGGACTCGGAGGTCGTCGCCGTGGACGCCGGCGCGCCGGGGGATCGCATCTCCGGTCTCGTCAACGTGCCCGAGAACGACTGCGTGCTGCTCATCGCACGCGCCAGCCAAACCGTCGACGACGTCGACCTGTTCGTGTACGGAGACGACGGCACCGCCTTCGGCTCGGACGAAGCGCCGAACAAGACGCCGTCGCTCTTGGTTTGCCCCCCGCACCCCAAGCGTCTGTTCGCCGTAGCTCGCATCGCTGCGGGGCACGGCATGGTCGCCGTCGGCGCACAGCGCGTCGCTCGGCGCGACGCCGCCGCCGTGGGCAAGGCTCTCGACGCGCGTGGACGTCCCGGCGAGGCCGCGGGTCGCGTCGCCGGGTGGCCGGGGCTGGACGAGAGCATTGCCGATCATCGACGCGCTCTGGGCGGAACCTGGCAGGAGGTGCGGCGCACGGCGTTGCCGGTGGACGCACGCATCCCCTCACGCGTCTCTGCCGTGGTGGACGCCGAGCGCTGTCTGGATCTGCTGGTGCTCCCTTCCGACGAAGTGTCGCACTTGGACATCGCCGTGCTCGACGAGAGTGGGCGCATCGTGGGTCGCGGTGTGGCGTCCGGCCGGGAGCGCTTCGCCGTGGTGTGCTCGCGTACGAAGGAGAACATCACCTTGGAGGTCCGGCCTCAGGCCGGGCGCGGCATCGCGGCCGTGGTGATGGCCCGCAGCAAGACGCCCACCCTCGGCGAGCTGCCGCCCGATGCCATGCAGCTCGAGCTGTCGCCCCTCGGAGATCTGAAGGCGACCTCGAGTCAGCTCGAAGAAACGCTGGCGAATCGAGGCTACGGCAAGGCCAAGACGTTGGCCTCCGGCTCGTTGACCCTGGGGCAGCGCACCAGCAGCAGCGTGACGCTGCCCGCTGGGTGCAATCGGATCGACGTGGTCGGCGGGCGCCCCCTCATCGGCCTCAAGGCTTGGCTGTGGGCAGCCGATGGCGCACTCCTCGCCCGCGGGGAAGACCACCGCCAGGTCACGCTGTTCGCCTGTGGTGGTGGTGGCAGCGGACGCCTCGACGTCGAGCCCCTCACCCGCCCCGGCCCCTACGCTGCGCAGCTCCGCGCAGAAGGCGCCGTCGCGCCGGTGCTGGTCAAGCACCCGCTCGCGGCCAGCCGTTTGCTGGACCGCATGGCTGCGCGGGGCGTGCTCCGACGCGGCAACCAGGCGGGCGCGCCGCAAGAGATGTTGGTAGACGACGCGCACAGACGGGGTATCGACGTATTGGTGCCCATCGGACGTTGCGTGGACGTGGACGCGGCTCTGGGCCCGGGCGCGACGGGGGTCGAGCTTCGCGCGGTGGACTCCGAGAGCGCCGACGAGCTCGAACTGAGCGCGGGCTCGGAGAGCGCCGCACTCAGGATCTGCGCGTTGGATAGCGGACGCACGCTGAAGGCGCGCGTCGAAATCACCGTGGGAGTCGGCAGCACCACCGCCCTCGTCGCCACCCGTATGCTCAGCCCCCGCCCCTGAGCGTCAGCGGCGGAGCGGCAACAGATCTCGGTTCTCCGTTGTGCGTTCCTCGCCGTCAGCGTCCGCCACCGTGAAACGATCGTCCTTCTCGCCCACGATCTTCACCGGTTCCCACGGCCGCGACACCACCTCCGGCCGTAGCAGCGCAAAGCCCCCCTTCTTCGGCCCGGGCTTCGAGGGCGGGTCGGGCACGACTTCGGCGAGAATCACCTTCGTCACGCGCGCGTCGGCTCTCCACTCCACGTAGATCCCGTCGTCTTCGATCTCGCGCACGCGCGCCGAAAACCAGGCCTTGCCGCTCTTGGCGACCACCCGTTCGCGGGGCGAGGCATGCCAGCCGTCGGGCGCTCGCGGGACTCCCGCGGCGCGCGCAGCCTCCGCGAACTCGCGCTCCTCGCGGGAGCGCTCGAACGCTCGCCGAATGTTCAGAACCGTGACCGGCGTTGGATGGATCACGTCCTCTCGTCCCAGCTCGTAGCGCTCACCCCGCGCCGTGCTGACCGTCAGCTTCTCGGCGACGTCGTCGATTCGACAACCGACCCACGCTGACGGCTGGAGCCTGCAGATCGCCAGATCGTCCTTCGACGGCTTGTCCGCCCGAGTCACACGGTACGCATCTCCGTTCGCCACCTGCCGAGTGGCACCGCCATCGAGAGCTTCGACGCGCATTCCGTTCGGCTCGACTTCGAGCACTCGTCCTTCGAAGAACTCCGCCGCCGTCTGCTCGACCACGACATGATCCCCACGCGAGATGCCTCGCCCCGCATCCGGGTCTTGCGCAGGCTCGTGTTCGCAGCGACATCCCACGAGACCCCAGAGCGCGAGGCTCAACACGACGACGCGCTTCGAAACGACGTTCACGGGTCTTCCTTGGTGGCGGCGCGGCGGGCGCGCGCGTCGCGCAGGGCCGAAACGCTACCCCCATTCCGGGGGCTGCGCATCGATCTCACCCCGAGAAGTGCGACCTACCCTGTCACCCTGGCGAGCTCGGCAAGCGTCACAGCTCGCCAGAAATGCCATTAATTTCCATCACTTGTCGGCGCGCGCTGCGTCACATGACTGCAGGGTGGCAAAGTTTCAGGCTTTCGGTTTACCCTCCGTCCGCCTGCGGGGACGAAATGCGCGAATTGCGCGATGTCGAGGCGAAAAACCCGTTCTCCGATTGACGACTAGCAGTACTGCGGAAGAGGAGCACTAGCATGATGGAACAGCTCACCACCATTCGAGCACAGGGTGGAGGCTATGGACCGCCCCCGGGCGGTTACGGCGCACCTGGCGGACCTCCGCCCGGTGGCTATGGTGCACCCCCTGGTGGGATGCCCGGCGCTCCTCCTGGCGCGCCGATGGGCCCCCCTGGTGGTGCTCCGATGGCCCCGCCTGGTGGCATGCCCGCCCCCGGTGGCGGCAACCCGGACCTGAAGAAGCAGACCCAGACCTGGATGATCATCGCGCTGGTCAGCTGGTTCCTTTGCGGCAACGGCTGCTTCGGAATCATCGGTGCGATCCTCGCTTACATGGCGGGCCAGGCCGTGGATCAGGGCAACACGGCGGATGCCGAGAGCAAGCTCAAGTGGGCGAAGATCCTGACCATCGTCGGCGTGGTGCTGACGACGCTCGCGATCATCGCTTACGTGCTCATGATGTTCGTGTTCGGCGCTGCCGGCGCGATGTCCTGACGCTCGAAGGCGCGAAGAACGATACGCGGGGCTCCCACTCTGGGGGCCCCGCGTCTTTTTGTGACCGCGTGCGATCAGTGGGGCGCTGGATTACTCTACGGCCCATGCGCGGCAGTCGGTTCGTGGTGTTGGGCTTCGTTCTCCTGGGTGGCGCCGCGAGCGCCTCCGCATGCGGCGGCGACGACGGGGGCGTTGCCGGCAACGGTGGCTCGGCGGCCAGCGCCGGCACCGGGGGCGGCGGTGGCGCCGCCGCCGACTCCAGCGTGATCGACACCGGCATACCCGACGAGTGCAGCGATCAGAAGCCGTGCGCGACGGGCGTGTGTGTCGCCGGCAAGTGTTGCGAATCCGCGGAACGCGCGTGCGGCTCGCTATGCTGCAACTCTGGGGACGTGTGCCTGTTCCAGCAGTGCATCACGCCCGGAAAGAAGTGTCAGACCGTGGCGGACTGCGCCGACGGCGAGTACTGCGAAACGGCGCTGGGCGATCCCGCACCGGACGGCGGCACCGCAGATGCCGGGGCACAAGACGGCGGCAAGACCTGTACGCAGCCCATCCCCGCAGGCGGTCGCTGCGTTCCGCTGCCGCCGATCTGCGACGCCGATGGCGGCGCCCCGGACGGCGGCAGCTGCATCGAGAACTGCGAGTACCATCCGCCCGTCGGCACCTTGGAAGCGAAGCCCAAGTGGCAATGGGGACTCGAAAACCCGCCCAAGGACTTCCCCGATTTCGCCGACGTGTGGGCGACCCCCACGGTGGGCCGGGTGGTCGATGCGAACTGCGACGGGAAGGTCGACCTGAGCGATCCCCCGAACGTCATCTTCGTCTCCGGCGACGCCAAGAAGACGTGCTGCTCCTGCGGGGGTTTTACCCCATCCACGTGCAAGACGGGCAAGCTGCGGGTGCTCGACGGCGCGAGCGGCAAGGAGCTCTGGTCCTTGGCTGCGGCAAAGACCGGAAACCTCGGCTTCGCCGGCCTCTCCGTGGCGCTCGGTGATATCGATGGTGACCAGCGCGTGGACATCGTCGCCGCGACGGGCGACGGCTACATCGCGGCCATCGACGCCGATGGCAAGGTCATCGGGGTGAGCGACCAGCCCATCGACACCGTGACCGCCGGAACTTTTGGTTGGGGTGGCGGCATCGCCCTCGGCGACATGGACGGCGACGGCTCACCGGAGATCGCCTACGGTCGGAACGTATTTTCCACCAAGGGCGGCAACATCACGCGGCTGTTCGTCGGTGCCGGCGACAACGGCGGCGGCGGCGGCCGGGAGCTGTCGTTTTTCGCCGACGTGGACGACGACGGCAAGCTCGAGCTCGTGGCCGGACGCACCGTGTACGAGATGGACGGCTCGATGCTGTGGAACAAGACGGGGCTGCCTCAGGGCTACAACGCCGTTGCCGACTTCGACGGCGACGGAAAGCCCGACGTGGTGCTGGTGGCCAACGCTCAGGTTTGGATCCTCAAGGGTGCGGATGGCTCGGTGGAGCTCGGCCCGGTGGCGCTGCCCGGCGGCGGCAACGGCGGCCCGCCCACGGTCGCCGACTTCGACGGCGACGGAAAGCCCGAGATCGGCGTCGCGGGTCAGTCGAAGTACTCGATGCTCAAGCCGGACTATGTCGGCTCCACTTTGAAGGTCGTGTGGTCCGCGCCCAATCACGATCTCTCGTCGTCCGTCACGGGCTCCAGCGTGTTCGACTTCGAAGGCGATGGTAAGGCCGAGGTCGTCTACAACGACGAGTGCTTCCTGTGGGTGTACGACGGCCAAACCGGCGCCGTGCGCCTTGCACTCCTGACCACGTCCTTCACGGCGACCGAAGCGTCGCTCGTAGCGGATGTCGACGGTGACGGCCATTCGGAGATCGTGATGGTCTCCAATGGCGCCGATCCCAGCGGAAGCGGCTGGGGCTGCAACGTCGCCCCCTGGAATCAACCGGACGCCGCCAACAATCGACCGGCTTGGGTTCCCCCGACGGGCGCTCCCGCGTACCGCGGCATCACCGTGTTCGGGGACAAGCAAAACTCCTGGGTCGGCACCCGCACCATCTGGAACCAACACGCCTACAGCGTGACCAACGTGTGTGACTCCCGTGACAGCGCCTGCGACCCGCCCAACCTGTACGGCTCCATCCCGGCGAGCATGAAGCAGAACTGGAAGCTCAACTGGCTGAACAACTTCCGCCAGAACGTGCAAGACAAGGGCATCTTCGACGCCCCCGACGTGACCGTGAGCGTGGCGGTCCAGTGCAGCACTCCGGTGAAGGTGCAAGTGTCGGTACGGAACATCGGCTTGGCGGGGCTGCCCGCCGGCGTGAACGTCGGCGTCTTCGCCATGGTCGCTGGGGTGGAGCAGCAGCTCGGAATTGTCGCCACCACCAAGGCGCTGCTCCCGGGTCAGACCGAGGTGCTCTCGTTCTCCGTCCCGGCCGGAAGCGCCGCACCTACAGATCCCTACTTCGCCCGCGTGATCATCGATCCCGCCAACAAGACCTTCAACGAGTGCCGGGACGACAACAACGAGAGCAAGAAGGTCGTGGCCCAGTGCGGGCCAGCTTGAGCCAAAGGTGAAATCGCGCCGCTCGGCGCGCTATAGTTGGCGAGATGCGCGGGCTCCGCTTCCTTCTCGCCTCCGGCCTCGCGTCGTTGGTCCTGTGGCCGGCGTGCACGGCCTTCGACAACGCGGAGGACCTGCTGCCGAAGTCCGACGCCGGCATCGAAGCGGGGGGCAGCGCCGCGAGTGACGGCGGCATCAGCGGAGGCTCCGGCTTTCCGAGCGGAGGCACGGGCAACACCAGCGGCACCGCTGGCACCGCTGGCAGCGGCAACACGGGCGGCAGCGGCAACACCGGCGGCACCGCCGGCACGGGCAACGCGGGCGGCAGCGGCAACACCGGCGGCACGGGCAACACCGGCGGCACCGCCGGCACCGGTAACGCCGGCAACACGGGCGGCAGCGGCAACACCGGCGGCGTCCCCCCGGAGTGCAACGGTCCCGCGGACTGCGCCGACGGCAACCCCTGCACCCAGAACGTGTGCACCAGCGGCTCGTGCCAGAACACCTTCGAGCCCAACGGCACGGATTGCGGCAACAACACCGTGTGCGACGGCGTGGAGACCTGTGACGGCAACGGCAACTGCAAGAGCGGCACGCCGCCACAGGTGAACGACGGCAACGCGTGCACCGTGGATAGCTGCGATCCCGTTACCGGTGTCAAGCACGTGGCCGTGCCGGTGAACGACAACGACGCCTGCACCACGGACGCGTGCAACACCGCCACGGGCGCCATCACCCACACGCCGGTAAACACCGACGACGGCAACGACTGCACGGTGGACAGCTGCGATCCGGCCACCGGCGTAAAGCACACCTCCGTCCCCAACGTGAGCCAGTGCGGATTGTCCTGTCCCGCCAGCTACCACCCCACCGGCTACAACTACAGCTCGAGCTGCGGCTCCTGCTGCAACAACAACCACGCCACCTGCGCCTACAACTGCGGCGCGAGCTTCACCAGCTGTGGCCTCTCCTGCCCCGGCGGCTATCACCCCACGGGCTACAGCTACAGCTCGAGCTGCGGAACCTGCTGCAACGATAACCGCTCCACCTGTGCCAAGAACACTGGATCGAGCTTCACCAGTTGCGGGCTCTCGTGCCCCAGCGGCTACCACCCCACGGGCTACAGCTACAGCTCGAGCTGCGGAACCTGCTGCAACGACAACCGCTCCACCTGCGCCGAGAACACCGGCTCGAGCTTCACGCAGTGTGGGCTCTCGTGCCCCAGCGGCTACACCGCCACGGGCTTCAGCTACAGCTCGAGCTGCGGCACGTGCTGTAGCAACAACCGCGCGACGTGCACCAAGGTGTGACGTTTCCGCGGCGGACCAACAAAAGGAAGACGAACCAGCTGCTGCGAGAGCATGTCGGGGCGGCGCGATACCCGTCGCGCCCCGCAGCGCTACTCGTAGGGGTTCGACTCGAGGCCGCCGGGGGTCGGCGGCGGCTTGGCGGCTCCAGTGACGGCAGGCCGCGGCACGGTCGGCTTCGGCTCGGGCTTCTTGCCGGCGGCCTGAACGCTGCGCACGAAGATGGCCATGTTCTCCTTGGGAACGACCTCTTCTTCGATCTCCGAGCCGTCCGCCATGCTCACGACGAGCTTCACCTTCTGCTCGGAGCGCGGCAGCTCCAGCGTGACGCCGTCCTTGGAGAACTGAATGTCGCTGACGCCGGGGCCGCGGATCTCGGCGATGTCGCGATCCGAGCGCACTTCCACGCGCACGCGGCTCGGCTTGTCCGGGGGCGCCACCGGCGCGCTGCCCCGGGGCGCGCTCGACGTCGGCGTCTCCACGGCGACGATGGGCTTCGGCTTGTCGGTCGAGAGCACGACGGCGATGGCGACGGTGAGCCCGGCCACCACCAAGCCGCCCACGGCAGCGACGCCGATGAGCATGCGGCGGCGCGCGCGGTAGGCGCGGATGTCCTGCTCGCTGAGGGCGGGCACTACCTTCACGCTGTCCAGCGTGAGCGGCGCGCTGGTGCCGGCGGTGGAGCCGGTACCCGTGAGACTCTGGCGCCCGGCGGCCTTGCCCAGACCCGGCCCGGCGCGTGCGCCGGACAGCACCTCCGAGAGCGCCCCGCGGCGCGCCTGCACTTCTTGGCCGCAGAACTCGTGGACCAGACGGCTCACCTCGGTGGGTGACGCGATCTCCCCCGCGGCCTGCCCCCACATGCGAATGGCCTCCGCGAAGGCCAGCGCCGTGGGCCAGCGGCGATCGGGGTTCACTTCCAAGGCGCGCATCACGATCGCCTCGAGCTCCGGCGGAATACTGGGGTCCTCGCTGGAGGGCTTTCGGTAGTTGCCTTCGGTGATGGCGAGCAGCACCTGACCGTCGCTGTCCGCGTCGAACAGCCGGGCGCCGGTCAAGATCTCCCAGGCCACGATGCCCATGGCGAACACGTCCACGCGACGATCCAACGCTCCACCGCGGGCCTGCTCCGGCGCCATGTAACGGAACTTGCCTTTGGCGAGGCCCGTGGCCGTGTTCACCGTGCGTTCGGCGGCCTTGGCGATGCCGAAGTCCGTGAGGCGCACGGAGCCATCCACGCCCAAGAGGATGTTGTGCGGCGTGGCGTCGCGGTGCACGACGCCGAGGGGCCGACCGTCGAGGTTGGTCTGCTCGTGGGCGGCGTGCAGGCCCGACAAGGCGTCCACCAAGATGCGGAGCGCCGCGGGTCGGCCGATGCGCTCGCGACGCTTGCGCGCTCCGCGCATCACTGCGGCCAGGCTCGCGCCCTCCACGTAATCCATCACCAGCAGGTGCTCGCCGTCGGCCTCGTGGACGTCGTGCACGTTCACGACGTTGGGGTGGCGAATCAGCGACGCGATGCGCGCCTCGTCCATGAAGGACGCCGCCAGCTCGGGCACCTTGCCCACGTGGGGGTGCATGCGCTTGATGGCCACCAGGCGCTGAAAGCCCGCGGCGCCGCGCTGCCGACCGATGTACACCGTGGCCATGCCGCCGGAGGCCAGCTCCAGCAGGAGCTCGTAGCGGCCGATCTGTTCGGCGCTCGGCGGCGGTCGCTCTTCCACCGCGCCCAGGGCGAAGGGCGACTCCACCGCCGTGGGGGACGAGCTCGGATCCTGCGCGCGGGTGAGCTCGATGTCCGAGAGGCTCACCTCGTCCAGGAAGCGATCGTCCCGCGTCACCTCAGAACCGCCCCTGCAGCGTGGCAAAGCCCGGGCCCACGCCCACGGCGAGGTCGGTGTCCTTCTTCTTGTGCTCTCCGAAGCGGGTGAAGAACACGCCCACCGCCCCGGTGGCCACACCCACCACGGCCGTCGCGCCCAACAGCACGTTGGTGCGGCTCTGCTTGGCGCGGCCGTCGTCCAGGCCGGCCTGGGTGGGGTTTGCGTCGTAGTCGCTGCGGGCCTTGTTGGTGTCGAGACCGCTCCACACGGTGATGCCCCCGAGCACCGCGGTGGTCGCGATCCCGGCGTAGAACCAACCCGGCGGCAGCGGCTTTTCCTTGGTCTTGGGACCGGTGTCACGGCCCGGATCTTCCGTCGCGGGCTCGGCCTCGATGACAGCGGGCTCTGCTGCCTTCGGCTTCGGCTTCTCGAGCACCACACGGCCGAGGCTCCCCGCCACCACGTTGATCTCGCGCCGCACGGTCTCGCCGTCGAAATTCCCGGTCACCACGTGATCCCCGGGATTCACGAAGGTCTCGTCGAGCTCCACCGCCTTGCCGTCGATCTCGAGCTGGTCTCCATCCACCGACTCGACGGTGATGCGCCCGAGCTTGGGCCGGAGATCCGCGAGCAGCGCGTTCGCCTTCGAGCGGCGCTTGTCCTTGGCCGGAGCATCCCGCAGGTAGCGCGCGCACAGATTCGCGGCGCGCACCAGATTGCCGGCCTTCTCGTGAGCCTGGGCCGCGTTGAACAGGGGTGCTGGATGCGGCGCGATGGAATTGGCTTCCTC from Polyangiaceae bacterium carries:
- a CDS encoding VCBS repeat-containing protein, which gives rise to MRGSRFVVLGFVLLGGAASASACGGDDGGVAGNGGSAASAGTGGGGGAAADSSVIDTGIPDECSDQKPCATGVCVAGKCCESAERACGSLCCNSGDVCLFQQCITPGKKCQTVADCADGEYCETALGDPAPDGGTADAGAQDGGKTCTQPIPAGGRCVPLPPICDADGGAPDGGSCIENCEYHPPVGTLEAKPKWQWGLENPPKDFPDFADVWATPTVGRVVDANCDGKVDLSDPPNVIFVSGDAKKTCCSCGGFTPSTCKTGKLRVLDGASGKELWSLAAAKTGNLGFAGLSVALGDIDGDQRVDIVAATGDGYIAAIDADGKVIGVSDQPIDTVTAGTFGWGGGIALGDMDGDGSPEIAYGRNVFSTKGGNITRLFVGAGDNGGGGGRELSFFADVDDDGKLELVAGRTVYEMDGSMLWNKTGLPQGYNAVADFDGDGKPDVVLVANAQVWILKGADGSVELGPVALPGGGNGGPPTVADFDGDGKPEIGVAGQSKYSMLKPDYVGSTLKVVWSAPNHDLSSSVTGSSVFDFEGDGKAEVVYNDECFLWVYDGQTGAVRLALLTTSFTATEASLVADVDGDGHSEIVMVSNGADPSGSGWGCNVAPWNQPDAANNRPAWVPPTGAPAYRGITVFGDKQNSWVGTRTIWNQHAYSVTNVCDSRDSACDPPNLYGSIPASMKQNWKLNWLNNFRQNVQDKGIFDAPDVTVSVAVQCSTPVKVQVSVRNIGLAGLPAGVNVGVFAMVAGVEQQLGIVATTKALLPGQTEVLSFSVPAGSAAPTDPYFARVIIDPANKTFNECRDDNNESKKVVAQCGPA
- a CDS encoding serine/threonine protein kinase codes for the protein MTRDDRFLDEVSLSDIELTRAQDPSSSPTAVESPFALGAVEERPPPSAEQIGRYELLLELASGGMATVYIGRQRGAAGFQRLVAIKRMHPHVGKVPELAASFMDEARIASLIRHPNVVNVHDVHEADGEHLLVMDYVEGASLAAVMRGARKRRERIGRPAALRILVDALSGLHAAHEQTNLDGRPLGVVHRDATPHNILLGVDGSVRLTDFGIAKAAERTVNTATGLAKGKFRYMAPEQARGGALDRRVDVFAMGIVAWEILTGARLFDADSDGQVLLAITEGNYRKPSSEDPSIPPELEAIVMRALEVNPDRRWPTALAFAEAIRMWGQAAGEIASPTEVSRLVHEFCGQEVQARRGALSEVLSGARAGPGLGKAAGRQSLTGTGSTAGTSAPLTLDSVKVVPALSEQDIRAYRARRRMLIGVAAVGGLVVAGLTVAIAVVLSTDKPKPIVAVETPTSSAPRGSAPVAPPDKPSRVRVEVRSDRDIAEIRGPGVSDIQFSKDGVTLELPRSEQKVKLVVSMADGSEIEEEVVPKENMAIFVRSVQAAGKKPEPKPTVPRPAVTGAAKPPPTPGGLESNPYE
- a CDS encoding tetratricopeptide repeat protein codes for the protein MIRRWVLLVAAVGVFGPTCVPTVARAADAEIDAATKKAAAKKFKEGEKAFRAHDYEKAAQAFEEANSIAPHPAPLFNAAQAHEKAGNLVRAANLCARYLRDAPAKDKRRSKANALLADLRPKLGRITVESVDGDQLEIDGKAVELDETFVNPGDHVVTGNFDGETVRREINVVAGSLGRVVLEKPKPKAAEPAVIEAEPATEDPGRDTGPKTKEKPLPPGWFYAGIATTAVLGGITVWSGLDTNKARSDYDANPTQAGLDDGRAKQSRTNVLLGATAVVGVATGAVGVFFTRFGEHKKKDTDLAVGVGPGFATLQGRF